TCCTGAAGTAAAGACGGAAAAGGATACATAGGAATATGATGGACATAGAAACAGTCACCAGAATATCCTGCTTAACCTGACGGGAGTTTTCCACTGCTACCAGAGTCCCGCCATAGGCCCTGACCTTAAGGTCAGGTATAGCAAACTCTAATGAGTCTGTACTTTCGCTGATAATATCGGCAAGGCGACCATTTTCCCTTGTATTGGAAGAGGGGTATTGAGGATTGATAAACATCATCAGATGCTTATGATCTGATGTAAAGATATGCCCCCTGTAAACTTCGAAATTCTCATCAATATTAAAGGCCGACAATTTGCTAAGCGCAGTGGATGCAATATTAAGAGGGTCGGAAAAGAAAAACTTTCTTGTAGCTATACCTGCCGGGGAAATAAGTGTACGGTAGCCAGATTCAACCTGCGCATGAATGATTTCAGGGCTGAGAATGCTGTCAAGTCTCTGGTAATCCGCCTCATCCATATAGAATGGCAGGTTTTCCTGCACAAAATCAAACAAGCCCATTATTGTTGACTGGTCCACCAGGAAGTCAATCTCTTCTATCAGGCTGCTGTCACGGGTTACTGACTGATAAAAGAGCTCTGCCCCTTCAAGCAGCTTGTCCTCATCTACCTTTGTTGTGTCCCTAAGTGAAAATGTGATTACAATACGTTCTGCCAGTTCGGAACTGTTGAAAACATCTGCAATCGCATTTATGCGTTCGTCACGTGGAATAAGTGTGCTGACATCTTCTGTGAAGGATATTCGTGTAACAAAGAAAACCGATACTGCCACCAGCAGTATCGAAACAACAGCCGTCACGGCTAGGTGTTTCAGCAAAAACCTGTATATCCTGACAAAAATATCGTTCATCTATTTCCTTTTAAAAAGAACCAGAAGCATATATGATAATGCTCCGGCTATCAGTCCTGCTATACAGGACAGACCTACTGCCCCTATTAAGTACTGGACCAGATTTCCCTTGACCCCACTAATTGACAGTTCGACATCCACCGCCCATGATCCGTCTCCCATCATATAGCCCCCAAGGACGTAACTCAGGTAAATAATAAAGGGAATCATAGGTGGCAGACTTATGTTGGCTGCTATAAAAAAGATTGTCTTGTTGAGCGACAGCAGATGGGCAATTATAAATCCCACTAACAACTGATAACCCCATATAGGGAAGATACCCATAAAAACTCCAAAAGCTATTGCGGCAGCTATCTCGAAATTGCTCAACGATGTTGCAGTTGCCTTGGCCTCCCAGTAAATATCTCTAAGTGATTTTTTGCTATACTCTCTGTACAAGCGTCGGGGATGATACCATAGCAATGCAAGAAGTACAAGTACAGTATTGAGTATGCTGATACGTGCAAAGTCTTTGAATGGTCTAAAGTGGCTTACCCTTTCCTCTCTGGGGGGGTAATAAACATCAATGGGGGCAGCCGAGATACCTACACCCTTCCATGAAGCCCTGACAAGTACCTCTACTTCAAACTCATATCTGCCACTAAAAAAGCGCATATTGTGCAAGGGCTCAAGCGGATACAAACGATAGCCCGACTGAGTGTCAGGCATATCAAGTCCGGTAGTCACCTTAAACCAGAAGTTAGAGAACTTATTTGCAAAACCGCTTTTGCTGTTCATATTCTTCTGATTAAGATTCCGTGCGCCAATAATAATGGAATTTGGCTGATCGTCAATAAGTTTGAGGAATGCATTTAGGTCCTTAGCATAATGCTGACCGTCCGAATCAATGGTAATGGCATAACGATAGCCCCTGGCCCAGGCTTCCCTGAATCCAGTCTTAAGTGCATGCCCCTTCCCCTTGTTGACGGGATAGCTAATAATGCTGACTTTGTTGTATTTGCTGAGTATTTCAAGTGTAGAATCAGTGCTGCCGTCATTAACGACAATGACGTCGTCAGAGTAGCTGAGCACATCGTTAATCACTGCATCCAGGAAGGAAGCGTTATTATACGTAGGAATAATAACACAGCACTGCTTTTCCTTAAACAAGGCTTTAGAGGCCATATCCATCTCGATACTCGCCATTTAGCTTCAACACTTTACGTTCCCCATCTGCCAGAGTGGCATTAACTTCCACCGCATCACCATTCTGCCTGTAACTGATCTCAACGCTGAGTTCTTCATCATCGAAGGGATTGTGCATAGAAAGAAATTTGATATCTCTGGCACTGCCAAGCATAAGCGGCTTGCCAAGAACCTCCGACACGATTGCCCTGATAAGCCTAAGCTGGCAAACCCCAGGTGTAACAGGAGCACCGGGGAAATGACCCAGGTACACAGGGTGCTCTTTGTTAAACCTGGCTGTGGCAATTATCTTACCTTCTTCGGTACCAACAATACTATGCTCAAACAAATCCCTGAGTTCCATCAGTTCATAACATTTACACGTTCCATTCTTACCTGCAAAGGGACTCCGCGGTAGGAAAACTTAATACTCGTTGGTTCGGCACCCTGGCCGAACCCAAACTCAGCCTTTATTACTGTAAGGGCATTGCCCCTGTATTTTGCTCTTTGAAGCAGACCGTAATTTCCGTAAATATATACAAAACTATCCGACAAATGGCGGAACTTCAGCTTCCTAAGCTGACGACATTCTATATTTCTATCCTTGATTTTCCTGATATAGGTGGGGTCCTGAATCAACATCCTGAAGTTGGCCCCTATTAGCTTGATAAGCTTCTCATTGCTGAAAAACTCTTTGGCCGATACAGTTGTGAAACTGTCATCCTTGTATTTTAGATTCATCAGCGTGGGTCCAAATTCGGAGAGGAAGACTATATGTACCGAACTGTCAGCATGCATCTGCTTAATAAGTACAAGGCCGCTAAACTCGTAGTCGCGAAATTTAATGAAGATCCTATAGAGAAGAGAATTGTATGATGTGCCAAATACCATGCTGCCTCCCGGCAAAACATTTGACTTTTCAACAGAACGCTCCTCGGGATTACGTGTTCCCAAAGGATTGTCTGTAACTCCAGCAACAGCACGAGTTGCCGTAAGCAGCAGGCTACTTAATATCAAAAATACTTTCAGGGATCTCATTATTCAGCTTCCTGTTGATAAAGGTAATCTGGGTATAGTCTGTTTCCGTTTCATGCATCACAACCTTCTCTGCACTAAGGTCAAACTTTGAAAGATAGATCTCAGTGGTTTGCAGGAAGCCTTTAAGAGCAGCATCTATTGGACGTAGCCTGAGCAGGTAAAAACGGTCATTCTCGTACATCTCAATCTCGAAGCGTTTGTCACCGGCCAGCGTGCCTCTGGCAATCTTCAGAATCAGGTCGTTCATCTCTCTGAACGCCGGATTGCCTGCCACATCATAGACCTTTACCTTGACGCCATCTTTGATATAGAAGCTTCCGTTGCGTATTGCAATGATATATTCGTAAGGCTCATCATACTGCCACCTTAGTTTGCTTTCATGCTTGTACCAGAACTTGCCCTTGCTGACCAGGACTTCATCAAGATATTCCATCTTTTTTTCCTGCACAAAGTCACTTGTTATAGAACTCACCTTCAGGGAATTATCCATTATCTTCTTCTCAACCACAGCGGGGTCAGCTACAGGTCTGTAACTCTTGTCCTGTCCGTAAACTGTAGTTACAGCCAACACTAACAATGATAGTACCAGGTATCTCATAATATTTTATTTAGTTATGAAACAAGGGTGTCTAGATTAACGCATCTGTAGCCCTTTTTCTTAAGATACTGCAATAAGCTCTCCAAAAGTGGAACTATGTTTGCCGAAGTATCATGCAATAACACTATATCTCCACCTTTCAGTTTCTTTACTATCCTTTTGAGCACAAGCTCTGCGTTCTCATTTTTTGTATCGAAGGACCTTATACTCCA
The genomic region above belongs to Xiashengella succiniciproducens and contains:
- a CDS encoding outer membrane lipoprotein carrier protein LolA, giving the protein MRYLVLSLLVLAVTTVYGQDKSYRPVADPAVVEKKIMDNSLKVSSITSDFVQEKKMEYLDEVLVSKGKFWYKHESKLRWQYDEPYEYIIAIRNGSFYIKDGVKVKVYDVAGNPAFREMNDLILKIARGTLAGDKRFEIEMYENDRFYLLRLRPIDAALKGFLQTTEIYLSKFDLSAEKVVMHETETDYTQITFINRKLNNEIPESIFDIK
- a CDS encoding DUF2062 domain-containing protein — translated: MASIEMDMASKALFKEKQCCVIIPTYNNASFLDAVINDVLSYSDDVIVVNDGSTDSTLEILSKYNKVSIISYPVNKGKGHALKTGFREAWARGYRYAITIDSDGQHYAKDLNAFLKLIDDQPNSIIIGARNLNQKNMNSKSGFANKFSNFWFKVTTGLDMPDTQSGYRLYPLEPLHNMRFFSGRYEFEVEVLVRASWKGVGISAAPIDVYYPPREERVSHFRPFKDFARISILNTVLVLLALLWYHPRRLYREYSKKSLRDIYWEAKATATSLSNFEIAAAIAFGVFMGIFPIWGYQLLVGFIIAHLLSLNKTIFFIAANISLPPMIPFIIYLSYVLGGYMMGDGSWAVDVELSISGVKGNLVQYLIGAVGLSCIAGLIAGALSYMLLVLFKRK